One part of the Streptococcus sp. oral taxon 431 genome encodes these proteins:
- the glnA gene encoding type I glutamate--ammonia ligase: MPITAADIRREVKEKNVTFIRLMFSDILGTMKNVEIPATDEQLDKVLSNKAMFDGSSIEGFVRINESDMYLYPDLDTWTVFPWGDENGSVAGLICDVYTTEGEPFAGDPRGNLKRALRHMEEVGFKSFNLGPEPEFFLFKLDENGDPTLEVNDKGGYFDLAPTDLADNTRREIVNVLTKMGFEVEASHHEVAVGQHEIDFKYDEVLRACDKIQIFKLVVKTIARKHGLYATFMAKPKFGIAGSGMHCNMSLFDAEGNNAFFDPNDPKGMQLSETAYYFLGGLIKHAYNYTAIMNPTVNSYKRLVPGYEAPVYIAWAGRNRSPLVRVPASRGMGTRLELRSVDPMANPYIAMAVLLEVGLNGIENKIEAPAPIEENIYIMTAEERKEAGITDLPSTLHNALKALTEDEVVKAALGEHIYTSFLEAKRIEWASYATFVSQWEIDNYLDLY; encoded by the coding sequence ATGCCAATCACAGCTGCAGATATTCGTCGTGAAGTTAAGGAAAAAAATGTAACCTTTATCCGTCTCATGTTTTCAGATATTTTGGGAACTATGAAAAACGTCGAAATTCCTGCTACAGATGAACAACTAGACAAGGTCTTGTCAAATAAGGCTATGTTTGATGGATCTTCTATTGAAGGGTTTGTTCGTATCAACGAATCAGATATGTACCTCTACCCTGACTTGGACACTTGGACAGTCTTTCCTTGGGGAGATGAGAACGGTAGTGTCGCAGGATTGATCTGTGATGTCTATACAACAGAAGGGGAACCATTTGCGGGAGACCCTCGTGGAAACCTCAAACGTGCTCTTCGTCACATGGAAGAAGTTGGATTCAAATCTTTCAACCTTGGACCAGAGCCAGAATTCTTCCTATTTAAGCTTGATGAAAATGGAGATCCAACTCTTGAGGTAAATGACAAGGGTGGTTACTTTGATTTGGCACCTACTGACCTTGCTGACAACACTCGTCGTGAGATTGTGAATGTCTTGACCAAAATGGGATTTGAAGTTGAAGCAAGTCACCACGAAGTTGCTGTAGGTCAACATGAGATTGACTTTAAGTACGATGAAGTTCTTCGTGCTTGTGATAAGATTCAAATCTTTAAACTCGTTGTAAAAACAATTGCGCGTAAACATGGTCTCTATGCAACCTTTATGGCTAAACCAAAATTTGGTATCGCTGGTTCAGGTATGCACTGCAATATGTCTTTGTTTGATGCTGAGGGAAATAATGCCTTCTTTGATCCAAATGATCCAAAAGGAATGCAGTTATCAGAAACTGCTTACTACTTCCTTGGTGGTTTGATCAAACATGCCTACAACTATACAGCTATCATGAACCCAACCGTTAACTCATACAAACGTTTGGTTCCAGGCTACGAAGCCCCTGTTTACATCGCTTGGGCTGGCCGTAACCGTTCACCGCTTGTCCGTGTACCAGCTTCACGCGGAATGGGAACACGTTTGGAGTTGCGCTCGGTGGACCCAATGGCAAACCCTTATATTGCTATGGCTGTTCTTTTGGAAGTCGGTTTGAACGGTATCGAAAACAAAATTGAAGCACCAGCACCAATCGAAGAAAATATCTACATCATGACTGCTGAAGAGCGTAAAGAGGCTGGCATCACAGACCTTCCATCAACTCTTCACAATGCTTTGAAAGCTTTGACAGAAGACGAAGTGGTTAAAGCAGCTCTAGGTGAGCACATCTATACTAGCTTCCTTGAAGCCAAACGCATCGAGTGGGCAAGCTATGCAACTTTTGTCTCACAATGGGAAATTGATAACTACCTAGATCTTTACTAA
- a CDS encoding PadR family transcriptional regulator, whose amino-acid sequence MELTDKIRRVYIPMTETGFYILFCLQKENHGYGITQTVKEMTDSQVSISPGTMYGTLSKMEKDGLISFVREEEKRKIYQITDLGRKVLDIELKRIERLYRNSREEL is encoded by the coding sequence ATGGAATTAACAGATAAGATTAGGCGTGTCTACATTCCCATGACTGAAACGGGATTTTATATTCTGTTCTGTCTGCAAAAGGAGAACCATGGCTATGGTATTACGCAAACGGTCAAAGAAATGACAGATTCGCAGGTTTCGATTAGTCCTGGAACCATGTATGGAACCTTGTCAAAGATGGAAAAGGATGGTTTGATTTCCTTTGTCCGAGAAGAGGAAAAACGAAAAATCTATCAGATAACAGACTTGGGCCGAAAAGTTTTAGATATTGAGTTGAAACGTATTGAACGACTCTACAGAAACAGTCGGGAGGAGCTTTGA
- a CDS encoding DUF2812 domain-containing protein has protein sequence MEKKVVYRICTIADYDREALYLREMHAQGWKLKEVSYSNLVVAVKYTFEECQPEQVVYQLDFYPMKKSERASYLQLFKDFGWEHITNFNGFSYFRKLYSGVESDAEFEIYNDAAGKLAMVKKILTMRMLPILLLFLALLPILSKFVSGGSHFSWEMFLIVIIDCTLLIVFAIQISYVFWRLFQKWKELSDK, from the coding sequence ATGGAAAAGAAAGTTGTTTATAGGATTTGTACCATTGCGGATTATGATAGAGAGGCTCTCTATCTCAGAGAAATGCATGCTCAAGGCTGGAAACTTAAGGAAGTAAGTTACTCTAACTTAGTGGTTGCGGTTAAGTATACTTTTGAAGAGTGCCAACCGGAGCAGGTGGTTTATCAGTTGGACTTTTATCCTATGAAAAAGTCAGAGAGAGCTTCCTATTTACAACTGTTTAAAGATTTTGGCTGGGAGCATATTACAAACTTTAATGGGTTTTCCTATTTTAGAAAGCTTTATTCTGGAGTTGAGTCGGATGCCGAGTTTGAAATTTATAATGACGCGGCCGGGAAGTTAGCAATGGTCAAGAAGATTTTAACAATGCGGATGCTTCCTATTTTGCTTCTCTTTTTAGCTCTACTACCGATTTTATCAAAGTTTGTCAGTGGAGGTAGTCATTTCAGTTGGGAAATGTTTTTGATTGTTATCATAGATTGTACTCTATTGATAGTTTTTGCGATTCAGATTTCATATGTTTTTTGGAGATTGTTTCAAAAGTGGAAAGAATTATCTGATAAATAG
- a CDS encoding DUF2812 domain-containing protein, whose translation MNSKVQFRMFTIFDLDKVEDYLHEMHLKGWKFKSNRFGFFYFEQCRPDDVIYLVWNTSYLRKNEVDLQSIKDRGWEFVENCSYTVFRKATCDVDLNDQSFMNNHLRWDVVKSGLRTSIVSISGGLVVCMSLFRESLSHSFFLIFALYALMITYLIYSFYRLKRKYLVD comes from the coding sequence ATGAATAGCAAAGTACAATTTCGAATGTTTACCATTTTTGATTTGGATAAGGTAGAAGATTATTTGCATGAGATGCATTTGAAAGGTTGGAAATTTAAATCGAATCGTTTTGGCTTTTTCTATTTTGAACAATGCCGACCAGATGATGTAATTTACCTTGTGTGGAATACTAGCTACCTTAGAAAAAATGAGGTAGATTTACAAAGTATTAAGGATAGAGGATGGGAATTTGTGGAAAATTGTTCTTATACTGTTTTTCGAAAAGCAACTTGTGATGTAGATTTAAATGATCAATCTTTCATGAACAATCATCTTCGATGGGATGTTGTGAAATCTGGACTTCGTACATCGATAGTTTCTATCTCTGGAGGTCTAGTTGTTTGTATGAGTCTGTTTCGCGAAAGCCTCTCTCATTCTTTCTTCCTTATTTTTGCCCTATATGCTCTTATGATTACTTATCTAATCTATAGTTTTTACAGACTTAAACGGAAATATCTGGTTGATTGA
- the hrcA gene encoding heat-inducible transcriptional repressor HrcA, whose product MVTERQQNILNLIIDIFTKTHEPVGSKALQESINSSSATIRNDMAALEKQGLLEKAHTSSGRMPSVAGFQYYVKHSLSFDRLAENQVYEIVKAFDQEFFKLEDILQEATKILSDLSGCTVVALDVEPSRQKLTAFDIVVLGQHTALAVFTLDESRTVTSQFLIPRNFLQEDLNRLKTMIQERFLDQTVLDIHYKIRTEIPQIIQRYFTTTDNVMDLVEHIFKEMFNENIVVSGKVNLLNFANLAAYQFFDQPQKVALEIRENLIGDQTQSVRVADSQESCLADLAVISSKFLIPYRGFGILAIIGPVNLDYQQLVNQLNVVNRVLTMKLTDFYRYLSSNHYEVN is encoded by the coding sequence ATGGTTACAGAACGTCAGCAGAATATTTTAAATCTGATTATTGACATCTTTACCAAAACGCACGAACCTGTTGGATCCAAAGCCTTGCAAGAGTCTATCAACTCTAGTAGTGCTACCATTCGAAATGATATGGCAGCTCTAGAAAAGCAAGGTTTGCTTGAAAAGGCTCATACTTCCAGTGGTCGGATGCCCAGTGTGGCTGGATTTCAATACTATGTCAAACACTCCCTATCCTTTGACCGTTTAGCTGAAAATCAAGTTTATGAGATTGTAAAAGCCTTTGATCAGGAGTTCTTCAAGCTTGAGGATATCCTTCAAGAGGCAACGAAAATCTTGTCAGACTTGAGTGGTTGTACGGTTGTAGCGCTAGATGTAGAACCAAGTAGGCAGAAGCTAACAGCTTTTGATATCGTTGTCCTCGGACAACATACAGCACTGGCAGTTTTTACGCTTGATGAGTCTAGAACAGTTACCAGTCAGTTTTTGATTCCGAGAAATTTCTTGCAGGAGGATTTAAATCGCCTCAAGACCATGATTCAAGAGCGTTTCCTGGATCAAACTGTTTTGGATATTCACTACAAGATTCGGACAGAGATTCCGCAAATTATCCAACGTTACTTTACAACAACGGATAATGTTATGGACCTCGTCGAACATATCTTTAAAGAAATGTTCAATGAAAATATCGTGGTTTCTGGCAAAGTCAATCTCTTGAATTTTGCTAATCTAGCAGCTTATCAGTTTTTTGATCAGCCACAAAAGGTTGCTTTGGAGATTCGAGAAAATCTGATTGGCGACCAGACGCAAAGTGTCCGAGTTGCGGATAGCCAAGAATCCTGTTTAGCTGACTTAGCAGTGATTAGCAGTAAGTTCCTGATTCCCTATCGTGGATTTGGAATCCTTGCGATTATAGGTCCGGTCAATCTGGATTATCAACAATTGGTCAATCAACTCAATGTAGTTAATCGAGTTTTGACCATGAAGTTGACGGATTTTTACCGCTATCTCAGCAGTAATCACTATGAAGTGAATTAA
- the grpE gene encoding nucleotide exchange factor GrpE gives MAQDIKNEEVKEEEVVETAEETAPEKSELDLANERAEEFENKYLRAHAEMQNIQRRANEERQLLQRYRSQDLAKAILPSLDNLERALAVEGLTDDVKKGLEMVQESLIHALKEEGIEEIPADGEFDHNYHMAIQTVPADDEHPADTIAQVFQKGYKLHDRILRPAIVVVYN, from the coding sequence ATGGCCCAAGATATTAAAAATGAAGAAGTAAAAGAAGAGGAAGTTGTGGAAACAGCTGAAGAAACAGCTCCTGAGAAATCGGAATTGGATTTGGCTAATGAACGTGCCGAGGAATTTGAAAACAAATATCTTCGTGCCCATGCAGAAATGCAAAACATTCAGCGCCGTGCCAATGAAGAGCGTCAACTCTTGCAACGCTATCGTAGCCAAGATTTGGCAAAAGCAATCTTGCCATCACTTGATAACCTTGAACGTGCCCTTGCCGTCGAAGGGTTGACAGATGATGTGAAGAAGGGCTTGGAAATGGTCCAAGAAAGTTTGATACATGCTCTGAAAGAAGAAGGAATTGAAGAAATTCCAGCAGATGGTGAATTTGACCATAACTACCACATGGCCATTCAAACAGTTCCAGCAGATGACGAACATCCAGCAGATACCATCGCACAAGTCTTCCAAAAAGGCTACAAACTTCATGACCGCATCCTAAGACCGGCTATTGTAGTGGTTTATAACTAG
- the dnaK gene encoding molecular chaperone DnaK: MSKIIGIDLGTTNSAVAVLEGTESKIIANPEGNRTTPSVVSFKNGEIIVGDAAKRQAVTNPDTVISIKSKMGTSEKVSANGKEYTPQEISAMILQYLKGYAEEYLGEKVTKAVITVPAYFNDAQRQATKDAGKIAGLEVERIVNEPTAAALAYGLDKTDKEEKILVFDLGGGTFDVSILELGDGVFDVLATAGDNKLGGDDFDQKIIDHLVAEFKKENGIDLSTDKMALQRLKDAAEKAKKDLSGVTSTQISLPFITAGEAGPLHLEMTLTRAKFDDLTRDLVERTKVPVRQALSDAGLSLSDIDEVILVGGSTRIPAVVEAVKAETGKEPNKSVNPDEVVAMGAAIQGGVITGDVKDVVLLDVTPLSLGIETMGGVFTKLIDRNTTIPTSKSQVFSTAADNQPAVDIHVLQGERPMAADNKTLGRFQLTDIPAAPRGIPQIEVTFDIDKNGIVSVKAKDLGTQKEQTIVIQSNSGLTDEEIDRMMKDAEANAEADKKRKEEVDLRNEVDQAIFATEKTIKETEGKGFDAERDAAQAALDELKKAQEDNNLDEMKAKLEALNEKAQGLAVKLYEQAAAAQQAQAGAEGAQATGNAGDDVVDGEFTEK, encoded by the coding sequence ATGTCTAAAATTATCGGTATTGACTTAGGTACAACAAACTCAGCAGTAGCAGTTCTTGAAGGAACTGAAAGCAAAATTATCGCAAACCCAGAAGGAAACCGCACAACTCCATCTGTTGTGTCATTCAAAAACGGTGAAATCATCGTTGGTGACGCGGCAAAACGTCAAGCAGTAACAAATCCAGATACAGTTATCTCTATCAAATCTAAGATGGGTACTTCTGAAAAAGTTTCTGCTAACGGTAAAGAATACACTCCACAAGAAATCTCAGCTATGATCCTTCAATACTTGAAAGGTTACGCTGAAGAATACCTTGGTGAAAAAGTAACTAAGGCTGTTATCACAGTTCCAGCTTACTTCAACGATGCTCAACGTCAAGCAACAAAAGACGCTGGTAAAATCGCTGGTCTTGAAGTAGAACGTATCGTCAACGAACCAACTGCAGCAGCTCTTGCTTACGGTTTGGACAAGACAGACAAAGAAGAAAAAATCTTGGTATTCGACCTTGGTGGTGGTACATTCGACGTATCTATCCTTGAATTGGGTGATGGTGTCTTTGATGTATTGGCAACTGCAGGGGATAACAAACTCGGTGGTGACGACTTTGACCAAAAAATCATCGACCACTTAGTAGCAGAATTCAAGAAAGAAAACGGCATTGATTTGTCAACAGACAAGATGGCCCTTCAACGTTTGAAAGACGCGGCTGAAAAAGCTAAGAAAGACCTTTCTGGTGTAACTTCAACACAAATCAGCTTGCCATTCATCACTGCTGGTGAAGCTGGACCTCTTCACTTGGAAATGACTTTGACTCGTGCGAAATTTGACGATTTGACTCGTGACCTTGTAGAACGTACAAAAGTTCCAGTTCGTCAAGCCCTTTCAGATGCAGGTTTGAGCTTGTCAGATATCGACGAAGTGATCCTTGTCGGTGGTTCAACTCGTATTCCTGCCGTTGTAGAAGCCGTTAAAGCTGAAACTGGTAAAGAACCAAACAAATCAGTAAACCCTGATGAAGTTGTGGCTATGGGTGCTGCTATCCAAGGTGGTGTCATCACTGGTGACGTCAAAGACGTTGTTCTTCTTGACGTAACTCCATTGTCACTTGGTATCGAAACAATGGGTGGAGTATTTACAAAACTCATCGACCGCAACACTACTATTCCAACATCTAAATCACAAGTCTTCTCAACTGCAGCAGATAACCAACCAGCCGTTGATATCCACGTTCTTCAAGGGGAACGCCCAATGGCAGCAGATAACAAGACTCTTGGACGCTTCCAATTGACAGATATCCCAGCTGCACCTCGTGGTATCCCACAAATCGAAGTTACATTTGACATCGATAAGAACGGTATCGTATCTGTTAAGGCCAAAGACCTTGGAACTCAAAAAGAACAAACAATTGTTATCCAATCTAACTCAGGTTTGACAGATGAAGAAATCGACCGCATGATGAAAGATGCAGAAGCTAACGCTGAAGCAGATAAGAAACGTAAAGAAGAAGTTGACCTTCGTAACGAAGTAGACCAAGCTATCTTTGCGACTGAAAAGACAATCAAGGAAACTGAAGGTAAAGGCTTCGATGCAGAACGTGATGCTGCCCAAGCTGCCCTCGATGAGCTTAAGAAAGCCCAAGAAGACAACAACTTGGACGAAATGAAAGCAAAACTTGAAGCATTGAACGAAAAAGCTCAAGGACTTGCCGTTAAACTCTACGAACAAGCCGCAGCAGCGCAACAAGCCCAAGCAGGAGCAGAAGGCGCACAAGCAACAGGAAATGCAGGCGATGACGTCGTAGACGGAGAGTTTACGGAGAAGTAA
- a CDS encoding DJ-1/PfpI family protein: MKKVLCIIYPNFSLYEITALTSTLALSFDVTIDYVASDHSMVVSEDGLPCQPTKTLDQIRIEEYSCVILPGMVNIGPALQDEKLLSFLRNLGEQDILIAAISSAPLLLAKAGLLKDTKFTGGIWQNFFDYFEFLPRENFQPKVLVQDKQIITAIGFAHQEFARKVILSLGLAENTDNYFKEQNEYAEEDLIFTLSDQEFDQVKRSIENIL; the protein is encoded by the coding sequence ATGAAAAAAGTACTTTGTATCATTTATCCTAATTTTTCTCTCTATGAGATAACCGCTTTAACAAGTACTTTAGCTCTGTCTTTTGACGTCACGATTGATTATGTCGCTTCAGATCACTCGATGGTGGTCTCTGAGGATGGTTTGCCCTGTCAACCGACCAAAACACTAGATCAGATCCGTATAGAAGAGTATTCTTGTGTGATTTTGCCAGGAATGGTAAATATAGGACCTGCCCTACAGGATGAGAAATTGCTTTCGTTCTTGAGGAACCTTGGTGAGCAAGATATCCTCATTGCAGCCATTTCTTCAGCGCCTCTTTTATTGGCGAAAGCAGGCTTGTTGAAGGATACGAAATTTACAGGTGGAATTTGGCAAAACTTCTTTGACTATTTTGAATTTCTTCCACGTGAAAATTTCCAACCGAAAGTTCTTGTGCAAGATAAACAAATCATTACGGCTATTGGTTTTGCGCATCAAGAGTTTGCAAGAAAAGTAATTCTTAGTCTAGGTTTGGCAGAGAATACGGATAACTATTTTAAAGAACAGAACGAGTATGCTGAAGAGGATTTGATATTTACTCTATCGGACCAAGAGTTTGATCAAGTGAAGCGAAGTATAGAAAACATCCTCTAA
- the dnaJ gene encoding molecular chaperone DnaJ: MNNTEFYDRLGVSKNASQDEIKRAYRKLSKKYHPDINKDPGAEDKYKEVQEAYETLSDEQKRAAYDQYGAAGANGGFGGAGGFGGFDGAGGFGGFEDIFSSFFGGGGASRNPNAPRQGDDLQYRVHLTFEEAIFGTEKEVKYNREASCRTCNGSGAKPGTSPVTCGRCHGSGVINVDTQTPLGMMRRQVTCDVCHGRGQEIKDPCTTCHGTGHEKQAHSVHVKIPAGVETGQQIRLAGQGEAGFNGGPYGDLYVVVSVEASDKFEREGTTIFYNLNLNFVQAALGDTVDIPTVHGDVELVIPEGTQTGKRFRLRGKGAPSLRGGALGDQYVTVNVVTPTGLNDRQKAALKEFAAAGDLKVNPKKKGFFDHIKDAFEGE; this comes from the coding sequence ATGAACAATACTGAATTTTACGACCGTTTGGGCGTTTCGAAAAATGCATCTCAAGATGAGATCAAGAGAGCCTATCGGAAATTATCTAAAAAATATCATCCAGATATCAACAAGGATCCTGGAGCTGAGGACAAGTACAAGGAAGTTCAAGAAGCTTATGAAACTTTGAGCGATGAACAGAAACGTGCTGCCTATGACCAATACGGTGCTGCGGGTGCCAATGGTGGTTTTGGTGGTGCTGGCGGTTTCGGTGGCTTCGATGGAGCAGGTGGTTTTGGCGGATTTGAAGATATCTTCTCAAGCTTCTTTGGTGGTGGCGGTGCATCACGTAATCCAAATGCCCCTCGTCAAGGTGACGACCTCCAGTATCGCGTTCATTTGACTTTTGAAGAAGCTATTTTTGGTACAGAAAAGGAAGTCAAATACAATCGTGAAGCAAGCTGTCGTACTTGTAATGGGTCTGGTGCCAAACCTGGAACAAGTCCAGTTACTTGTGGACGCTGTCATGGTTCAGGTGTGATCAATGTTGATACCCAAACACCTCTTGGTATGATGCGTCGCCAGGTAACCTGTGATGTCTGTCATGGTCGTGGTCAAGAAATCAAAGATCCATGTACAACCTGTCATGGAACTGGTCATGAAAAACAAGCCCATAGCGTACACGTAAAAATCCCTGCTGGTGTGGAAACAGGTCAACAAATCCGCCTAGCTGGTCAAGGTGAAGCTGGCTTTAATGGAGGCCCTTATGGTGACTTGTATGTAGTAGTTTCGGTGGAAGCTAGTGATAAGTTTGAACGTGAAGGAACCACTATCTTCTACAATTTGAACCTCAATTTTGTTCAAGCAGCACTTGGTGATACAGTAGACATCCCTACAGTTCATGGTGATGTAGAATTAGTCATTCCAGAAGGAACTCAGACTGGTAAACGATTCCGCCTACGTGGTAAAGGTGCGCCTAGCCTTCGTGGTGGTGCCCTTGGTGACCAATATGTTACTGTCAATGTTGTTACCCCAACAGGTTTGAATGACCGCCAAAAAGCAGCCTTGAAAGAATTCGCAGCTGCAGGTGATTTAAAAGTAAATCCAAAGAAAAAAGGCTTCTTTGACCATATTAAGGATGCCTTTGAAGGAGAATAA
- a CDS encoding HIT family protein → MSDCIFCKIIAGEIPASKVYEDDQVLAFLDISQVTPGHTLVVPKEHYRNLLEMDAASASQLFAQVPKVAQKVMKATKAEGMNIIANCEEVAGQTVFHTHVHLVPRYGADDDLKIDFVAHEPDFDKLAQVAETIKNA, encoded by the coding sequence ATGTCAGATTGCATTTTTTGTAAAATTATCGCAGGAGAGATTCCCGCATCAAAGGTTTACGAAGATGATCAAGTTCTTGCCTTCCTTGATATCTCACAAGTAACACCTGGTCACACCTTGGTCGTACCAAAAGAACACTACCGCAATCTTTTAGAAATGGATGCTGCAAGTGCTAGCCAACTGTTCGCCCAAGTACCAAAGGTTGCTCAAAAAGTCATGAAAGCTACCAAAGCTGAAGGTATGAATATCATCGCCAACTGCGAAGAAGTTGCTGGACAAACTGTTTTCCATACCCATGTCCACCTCGTTCCTCGTTATGGCGCAGATGATGACCTAAAAATTGACTTTGTCGCTCATGAACCAGACTTTGACAAACTTGCCCAAGTCGCTGAAACGATCAAAAACGCCTAA
- a CDS encoding ABC transporter ATP-binding protein yields the protein MLEIKNLTGGYVHVPVLKDVSFTVESGQLVGLIGLNGAGKSTTINEIIGLLTPYSGEINIDGLTLGANPREYRQQIGYIPETPSLYEELTLREHIETVAMAYGIEQNLAFKRVEPLLKMFRLDQKLDWFPVHFSKGMKQKVMIICAFVVDPSLFIVDEPFLGLDPLAISDLIQLLDLEKKKGKSILMSTHVLDSAEKMCDSFVILHKGQVRAKGDLEELRQAFAMPEASLNDIYLALTKEEDR from the coding sequence ATGTTAGAAATTAAAAATCTGACTGGGGGCTATGTTCATGTCCCTGTCTTGAAAGATGTGTCCTTTACAGTCGAGAGTGGACAGCTGGTCGGTTTGATTGGTCTCAATGGTGCAGGAAAATCAACGACCATCAATGAAATTATTGGACTTTTGACACCTTATAGTGGAGAAATAAACATCGACGGGCTAACCTTAGGTGCCAATCCGCGAGAATATCGTCAGCAGATTGGTTACATTCCTGAAACTCCTAGTTTGTACGAAGAATTAACTCTCAGAGAACATATCGAGACGGTTGCCATGGCCTATGGTATTGAGCAAAACCTAGCTTTTAAACGTGTAGAACCTCTTTTAAAGATGTTCCGTTTGGATCAGAAATTAGATTGGTTCCCTGTTCATTTTTCAAAAGGGATGAAACAGAAGGTCATGATTATCTGTGCCTTTGTTGTGGATCCGAGTCTCTTTATCGTCGATGAACCTTTCCTTGGTCTTGATCCTCTGGCGATTTCGGACTTGATTCAGCTTTTGGATCTTGAAAAGAAAAAAGGGAAGTCTATCCTCATGAGTACCCACGTTCTTGACTCTGCTGAAAAAATGTGTGATTCTTTTGTCATTCTCCACAAAGGTCAAGTCAGAGCTAAAGGGGATCTTGAAGAGCTGAGACAAGCTTTTGCCATGCCGGAAGCAAGTCTCAATGATATCTATTTAGCTTTGACCAAAGAGGAGGACAGATGA
- a CDS encoding ABC transporter permease, which translates to MKELFLKRKQAFRKECVGYLRYVLNDHFVLFLLVLVGFLAYQYSQLLQHFPENHLPILGLIGIVSVLLLLWGGIATYVEAPDKLFLLVAEEEVREHIQKQSLVSFIFWVSVQTLFLLLFAPLFLAMGLGLGVFWVYVLLLGVGKYFLFQKKAGKFFSANHLDWDYVIAQESKRKQFLLRFFALFTQVKGISNSVKRRAYLDVILKAVQKVPSKIWQNLYLRSYLRNGDLFALSLRLLFLSLLALIFIEQAWIATAVVVLFNYLLLFQLLALYHAFDYQYLTQLFPLDKGQKERGLQAVVRGLTGFVLLVQLVVGVITLQEKLALLALLGAGLVLHILYLPYQVKRQMQD; encoded by the coding sequence ATGAAAGAGTTGTTTCTAAAGCGAAAGCAGGCTTTTCGTAAAGAGTGTGTCGGTTATCTGCGTTATGTGCTCAATGACCACTTTGTCTTGTTTTTACTGGTCTTAGTAGGTTTTCTAGCCTATCAGTATAGTCAACTGCTCCAGCATTTTCCTGAGAATCATCTACCAATCCTAGGTTTAATTGGGATTGTCTCTGTTTTACTCTTACTTTGGGGAGGAATAGCGACCTATGTGGAAGCGCCTGATAAGCTCTTTCTCTTAGTAGCTGAAGAAGAAGTGAGAGAACACATCCAGAAGCAAAGTTTAGTTTCCTTCATCTTTTGGGTTAGTGTACAGACTCTCTTTTTGCTCCTTTTTGCTCCTTTATTTTTAGCCATGGGCTTAGGCTTAGGAGTTTTTTGGGTCTATGTTCTTCTTTTGGGAGTCGGGAAATATTTCCTGTTTCAGAAAAAAGCTGGCAAGTTTTTTAGTGCAAATCATCTGGACTGGGACTATGTGATTGCCCAAGAAAGTAAACGCAAGCAGTTTTTACTTCGTTTCTTTGCCCTCTTTACCCAAGTCAAGGGAATTTCAAACAGCGTCAAGAGACGAGCTTATCTAGATGTTATCCTAAAAGCAGTTCAGAAGGTGCCGAGCAAGATTTGGCAGAACCTCTATCTTCGTTCTTATCTGCGAAATGGAGATCTTTTTGCCCTCAGTCTTCGTCTCCTCTTCCTATCCTTGCTGGCGTTGATCTTTATTGAGCAAGCTTGGATAGCGACAGCAGTGGTGGTTCTATTTAACTACCTCTTGCTCTTTCAGTTATTGGCCCTCTATCACGCCTTTGATTACCAATATTTGACTCAACTTTTCCCGCTAGACAAGGGGCAAAAGGAAAGGGGATTACAGGCGGTTGTCCGAGGATTGACTGGTTTTGTTTTATTGGTTCAACTGGTAGTTGGGGTGATTACCCTCCAAGAAAAACTAGCTCTTTTAGCCCTGCTTGGAGCTGGATTGGTCTTACACATCTTGTATCTCCCTTATCAGGTGAAACGTCAGATGCAGGACTAA
- a CDS encoding LytTR family DNA-binding domain-containing protein: protein MIYIIIQKEKEIFKLNIKDIYYIQTHPSKAHTVQIVTEDASFDLFQNLSKLEKQYGETLTRCHRNCLVNLERVKSMELQSKTLFLGEEGQYAVQYSRRRYREIRQKWLKQGE from the coding sequence ATGATTTATATCATCATCCAAAAAGAGAAAGAAATTTTCAAATTAAACATAAAGGATATCTACTATATCCAAACGCATCCAAGTAAAGCCCATACCGTGCAAATTGTTACAGAAGACGCTAGCTTTGATTTGTTTCAAAATTTAAGCAAGCTTGAGAAACAATATGGGGAAACCTTAACGAGATGTCATCGAAATTGTCTGGTCAATCTTGAACGAGTAAAATCCATGGAACTCCAGTCAAAGACTCTTTTTCTTGGAGAAGAAGGTCAATATGCTGTTCAGTATTCCAGACGTCGTTATAGAGAAATTCGCCAAAAATGGTTGAAACAAGGAGAATAA